In the Clostridium sporogenes genome, one interval contains:
- the spoIIAA gene encoding anti-sigma F factor antagonist yields the protein MYLKFDKKEDKLIVTMTGELDHHSAEEVRNVIDDRLDRENLNKLILDFSKVNFMDSSGIGVVIGRYKKLLLKDGKVCLTNVQEAVRRVFELSGMFKIVNLYDSVDEAVENL from the coding sequence ATGTATTTAAAATTCGATAAAAAAGAAGACAAACTTATAGTAACTATGACAGGAGAATTAGATCATCATAGCGCTGAAGAAGTTAGAAATGTAATTGATGATAGATTAGATAGAGAAAATTTAAATAAATTAATATTAGATTTTAGCAAAGTTAATTTTATGGACAGTTCAGGTATAGGCGTAGTTATAGGAAGATATAAAAAATTATTATTAAAGGATGGAAAAGTATGCCTAACTAATGTACAAGAAGCGGTGAGAAGAGTATTTGAACTTTCAGGCATGTTCAAAATAGTAAATCTTTATGACAGTGTGGATGAAGCCGTAGAGAACTTATAA
- the spoIIAB gene encoding anti-sigma F factor, translated as MYENKMKIEFLSKSENESFARVSVAAFISQLDPTIDEITDVKTAVSEAVTNSIIHGYENSKEGLVSIESEIKGREVTVTISDNGDGIDNIELARQPLYTSRPDLERSGMGFTVMETFMDSLQVHSEKGKGTKIIMKKVFK; from the coding sequence ATGTATGAAAACAAAATGAAAATAGAATTTTTAAGTAAGTCAGAAAATGAAAGTTTTGCTAGAGTATCAGTAGCGGCTTTTATATCACAGTTAGATCCTACAATAGATGAAATAACAGATGTTAAAACAGCCGTATCAGAAGCTGTTACAAATTCAATAATTCATGGATATGAAAATAGCAAAGAAGGATTAGTATCTATTGAAAGTGAAATAAAAGGAAGAGAAGTTACAGTAACAATTTCAGACAATGGTGATGGTATAGATAATATAGAATTAGCTAGACAACCATTATATACATCACGACCAGACCTAGAAAGATCAGGTATGGGATTTACAGTCATGGAAACATTCATGGATAGTCTTCAAGTTCATTCAGAAAAGGGGAAGGGAACCAAAATAATTATGAAAAAGGTTTTTAAATAA
- the sigF gene encoding RNA polymerase sporulation sigma factor SigF: MNSEKVIMETKSFEDNMELMKKARCGSKEALDKLVEVNLPLVSAISKKFLNRGYEYDDIFQIGCIGLVKAINNFETKYNVKFSTYAVPMIMGEIKRFLRDDGIIKVSRSIKTAAKKLHYDKEKLCKELNREPTIEELSQFSGYTVDEILMATESSSSPQYLYDVIHQDDGAPVLLIDKISENTEDDNKIIDNIALKEALKNLDIKSRQIIILRYFKDRTQIEVAKQLGISQVQVSRIEKKVLKLMKEKLTV, translated from the coding sequence ATGAATAGTGAAAAGGTAATCATGGAAACTAAAAGTTTTGAAGACAACATGGAACTTATGAAGAAAGCGAGATGTGGAAGCAAAGAAGCTTTAGATAAACTAGTAGAAGTAAATTTACCCTTAGTTTCAGCCATAAGTAAAAAATTTTTAAATAGAGGATATGAATATGATGATATATTTCAGATAGGATGTATTGGACTAGTAAAAGCTATAAATAATTTTGAAACAAAATATAATGTAAAATTTTCAACTTATGCAGTTCCTATGATAATGGGAGAAATAAAGAGATTTTTAAGAGATGATGGAATAATAAAAGTAAGTAGAAGTATAAAAACAGCAGCGAAAAAGTTACATTATGATAAAGAAAAGCTTTGTAAAGAGTTAAACAGAGAACCTACTATAGAAGAGTTATCTCAGTTTTCAGGATATACTGTAGATGAAATATTAATGGCTACTGAGTCATCAAGCTCCCCTCAATATTTATATGATGTTATACATCAAGATGATGGAGCCCCAGTTTTACTTATTGATAAAATAAGTGAGAATACAGAAGATGATAATAAAATTATAGATAATATAGCATTAAAAGAGGCCCTTAAAAATTTAGATATTAAATCAAGGCAGATAATAATACTAAGATATTTTAAGGATAGAACTCAAATAGAGGTAGCTAAACAACTAGGAATAAGCCAGGTACAAGTATCAAGAATAGAAAAGAAAGTATTAAAATTAATGAAAGAAAAACTTACTG